In Helianthus annuus cultivar XRQ/B chromosome 9, HanXRQr2.0-SUNRISE, whole genome shotgun sequence, the following are encoded in one genomic region:
- the LOC110880279 gene encoding protein ELF4-LIKE 4 → MEGDIFASIGNGSQLGVDGKVLQTFQKSFVQVQNILDQNRLLITEINQNQESKLPVNLTRNVGLIRELNNNVKRVVDLYGDLSNSFSKSMDAESESCGTTRSDGKKRGRSG, encoded by the coding sequence ATGGAAGGGGATATATTTGCGTCGATCGGGAACGGATCGCAGTTAGGAGTTGATGGGAAAGTGCTACAAACATTTCAAAAGAGCTTTGTACAAGTCCAAAACATTTTGGACCAAAACAGGCTGCTGATTACCGAGATCAACCAGAATCAAGAATCTAAATTACCCGTTAACCTAACAAGAAACGTCGGTCTGATTAGAGAGCTCAACAACAATGTTAAAAGGGTGGTTGATCTTTACGGTGATCTTTCAAACTCGTTTAGCAAGTCGATGGATGCAGAATCAGAGTCGTGTGGCACAACTCGATCTGATGGCAAAAAGAGAGGGAGATCTGGCTAA
- the LOC110880277 gene encoding protein ELF4-LIKE 4-like, whose product MEGDIFASIGNGSQLGVDGKVLQTFQKSFVQVQNILDQNRLLITEINQNQESKLPVNLTRNVGLIRELNNNVKRVVDLYGDLSNSFSKSMDAESESCGTTRSDGKKRGRSG is encoded by the coding sequence ATGGAAGGGGATATATTTGCGTCAATCGGGAACGGATCGCAGTTAGGAGTTGATGGGAAAGTGCTACAAACATTTCAAAAGAGCTTTGTACAAGTCCAAAACATTTTGGACCAAAACAGGCTGCTGATTACCGAGATCAACCAGAATCAAGAATCTAAATTACCCGTTAACCTAACAAGAAACGTCGGTCTGATTAGAGAGCTCAACAACAATGTTAAAAGGGTGGTTGATCTTTACGGTGATCTTTCAAACTCGTTTAGCAAGTCGATGGATGCAGAATCAGAGTCGTGTGGCACTACTCGATCTGATGGCAAAAAGAGAGGGAGATCTGGCTAA